A DNA window from Gasterosteus aculeatus chromosome 16, fGasAcu3.hap1.1, whole genome shotgun sequence contains the following coding sequences:
- the LOC120834268 gene encoding olfactory receptor 1D2-like, with translation MITNNPATMDNTSQITSFVLSGLNVMKYQQVALFSLTLISYCSVVVVNVAVIVTIIFDKNMHEPMYILLCSFCMNGLYGTTGFYPKILWDLLSAVHVISYSGCFVQAFVIHSFVCSDLSILAVMSYDRYVAICRPLVYHSVMSKKRLLMLVSFSWFTPFCISAVNMILASRLKLCSSYIARLYCINWIIVKLSCFPADTTVNNIVANITIIFFLFHFFFIVWTYVYVIKTCVNCSENRAKFMQTCVPHLISLLIFIVTIMFDVLNLRFGSNLSPTIQNVIALELLIIPPIMNPLVYGFKLTKIRIRILSFITCQIK, from the coding sequence ATGATTACTAACAATCCCGCAACAATGGATAACACATCTCAAATAACATCATTTGTTCTTTCAGGTTTAAATGTGATGAAGTACCAACAAGTTGCTCTCTTCTCTCTAACTTTAATATCTTATTGTTCTGTTGTGGTGGTAAATGTTGCTGTTATTGTGACCATCATCTTTGATAAGAACATGCATGAACCGATGTATATTCTACTGTGCAGTTTCTGCATGAATGGACTTTATGGGACAACAGGGTTCTACCCAAAGATTCTGTGGGATCTGCTGTCTGCTGTTCATGTAATCTCTTATTCTGGATGCTTTGTTCAGGCTTTTGTGATTCACTCATTTGTCTGTAGTGATTTGTCCATTCTTGCAGTAATGTCATATGACAGGTATGTGGCTATATGTCGACCCCTGGTGTACCACTCGGTCATGTCAAAGAAGAGACTTTTAATGTTAGTATCTTTCTCCTGGTTCACACCTTTTTGCATTTCTGCCGTAAATATGATCCTCGCATCTAGATTAAAGTTATGCAGCTCATATATTGCCAGACTTTATTGCATTAATTGGATTATTGTGAAACtttcttgtttcccagctgacACTACTGTTAACAATATAGTGGCTAACATAACAATcatctttttcttatttcatttttttttcatagtcTGGACCTACGTCTATGTCATCAAAACCTGCGTGAATTGTTCAGAAAACAGGGCAAAGTTCATGCAGACATGTGTGCCACATTTAATCTCCTTGCTCATTTTTATTGTCACTATAATGTTTGATGTCTTGAATCTGCGATTTGGTTCAAATCTGTCTCCGACCATtcaaaatgttattgcattAGAACTTCTCATTATACCTCCGATCATGAATCCTCTCGTTTATGGTTTTAAATTGACCAAAATTAGGATCAGAATTTTAAGTTTTATAActtgtcaaataaaatga